Proteins found in one Campylobacter lari genomic segment:
- a CDS encoding molybdenum cofactor guanylyltransferase, which produces MSEKIPYPCVILCGGKSSRMGEDKSLLQVDDKNLTLYQYEKMSKIFNQVFISTKKDKFHQKNLALILDEDLNNYSPLIALNSILKHFQNTYVFILSVDTPNISKRSIYTLFHHLKAQNILLVSTKKHKHYLCGFYHSRIFEKTLQFLQENNHKLALFCDTMKAEFVEFENENEFLNLNYFNDYKKWLHEKYYSTPYLHNI; this is translated from the coding sequence ATGAGTGAAAAAATTCCCTATCCTTGTGTGATTTTATGTGGCGGAAAGTCTTCACGTATGGGAGAAGATAAAAGCTTGTTACAAGTAGATGATAAAAACTTAACTCTTTATCAATATGAAAAAATGTCAAAAATTTTTAATCAAGTTTTTATTAGCACCAAAAAAGATAAATTTCATCAAAAAAACTTAGCTCTTATTTTAGATGAGGATTTAAACAACTACTCCCCACTTATTGCTTTAAATTCTATACTTAAACATTTTCAAAATACTTATGTATTTATCCTTAGTGTAGATACTCCAAACATAAGCAAAAGAAGTATTTATACGCTTTTTCATCATCTAAAAGCACAAAATATACTCTTAGTAAGCACAAAAAAACACAAACATTATTTATGTGGATTTTATCATAGTAGAATTTTTGAAAAAACTTTGCAATTTTTACAAGAAAATAACCACAAACTAGCCCTTTTTTGTGATACAATGAAAGCAGAATTTGTAGAATTTGAAAACGAAAATGAGTTTTTAAATTTAAATTACTTTAATGATTATAAAAAGTGGCTTCATGAAAAGTATTACTCTACACCTTACCTACATAATATTTAA
- the dxr gene encoding 1-deoxy-D-xylulose-5-phosphate reductoisomerase — protein sequence MIVLGSTGSIGVNTLFIAKEKNISIEALSCGKNIKLLNEQIALFKPKFVCIQDEKDKTLVDHDKIFCGQEGLKAMIAECKSSLVVNAIVGFAGLNSSLMAQKLGKTLALANKESLVVAGKFFDTSKIKAIDSEHAALKCLIDKRKNIKKLFITASGGAFYKYKIKDLKNVSVKEALKHPNWSMGAKITIDSASMCNKLFEVIEAFHLYGVKQIDALIERKSLVHALCEFKDGGISAYFSHANMRLSIAQAILNKHSKSFIENLDLLTMSSLKFEKISLKKYPIFSLKDELLKEPDLGVIINSANEYMVHQFLAQKAQFLDIARGIFKSLDHFGVPKINQIEDVFEYDKQVRLYLDKEMK from the coding sequence ATGATCGTTCTTGGAAGTACGGGAAGTATAGGGGTTAATACTCTTTTTATCGCTAAAGAAAAAAACATAAGCATAGAAGCTTTATCTTGTGGTAAAAATATCAAGCTTTTAAATGAGCAAATAGCTCTTTTTAAACCTAAATTTGTATGTATCCAAGATGAAAAAGATAAAACCTTGGTTGATCATGATAAGATTTTTTGTGGCCAAGAGGGCTTAAAAGCGATGATAGCTGAGTGTAAAAGCTCTTTGGTGGTAAATGCTATAGTAGGTTTTGCGGGGTTAAACTCAAGTCTTATGGCGCAAAAACTTGGTAAAACCTTAGCCTTAGCAAACAAAGAAAGCTTAGTGGTGGCAGGGAAATTTTTTGACACTTCTAAAATTAAAGCCATAGATAGCGAGCATGCAGCGTTAAAGTGCTTGATAGATAAAAGAAAAAACATTAAAAAGCTTTTCATTACAGCAAGTGGTGGAGCTTTTTATAAATATAAAATCAAAGATTTAAAAAATGTTAGCGTAAAAGAAGCCCTCAAGCATCCTAACTGGAGCATGGGGGCTAAGATCACTATAGATAGTGCTAGTATGTGTAATAAGCTTTTTGAAGTCATCGAAGCTTTTCATCTTTATGGTGTTAAACAAATAGATGCTTTAATAGAAAGAAAATCTTTGGTGCATGCTTTGTGCGAGTTTAAAGATGGTGGTATAAGTGCGTATTTTTCTCATGCAAATATGCGTTTATCTATCGCTCAAGCGATTTTAAATAAACATAGTAAAAGTTTTATAGAAAATTTAGATTTATTAACTATGTCAAGTTTAAAATTTGAAAAAATTAGTTTAAAAAAATACCCTATATTTTCACTTAAAGATGAACTTTTAAAAGAGCCTGATTTAGGTGTGATTATTAATAGTGCAAATGAATATATGGTGCATCAATTTTTAGCTCAAAAAGCACAATTTTTAGATATAGCTAGGGGAATTTTTAAATCACTGGATCACTTTGGAGTGCCAAAGATCAACCAAATTGAAGATGTATTTGAGTACGATAAGCAAGTAAGGCTTTATTTAGATAAGGAAATGAAGTGA
- the ilvD gene encoding dihydroxy-acid dehydratase — MRSDAIKKGHLKAPNRSLLRACGLNDEDFNKPFIGVANSYIDIIPGHFFLNEYAKIIKDEIRKNGCIPFEFNTIGVDDGIAMGHDGMLYSLPSREIIANSIETVMNAHQLDALICIPNCDKITPGMLMGALRVNVPTIFVSGGPMRAGVNKHGEKISLSSVFEAVGAYEAKKINEDDLKDIECKACPSGGSCSGMFTANSMNTLCEAMGIALEGNGTILALSKEREELLRKAARRICEIALDERFKIRNIITKKSINNALVVDMAMGGSSNTILHMLAIAYEAGVNLDIKELNHISANVAHIAKIAPSLNTVYMEDIHKAGGVSAVMAEIAKKPGHILELDTLDISGKTLKERIETASIKDENIIRKIDNAYSNVGGLAILFGNLAKQGCVIKTAGIMGERKFKGKAVCFNSQEEAIKGIIKGKVKEGDVCVIRYEGPKGGPGMQEMLSPTSLLTGMGLGAKVALITDGRFSGATRGLSIGHISPEAAEGGLIALLEDGDEIEIDVDTYSINVNLTQDEISKRKANFKMPYKQVNSRWLKMYQKLVSNASKGGVLDLE, encoded by the coding sequence ATGAGAAGTGACGCGATCAAAAAAGGACATTTAAAAGCACCAAATCGCTCTTTGCTTAGAGCATGTGGCTTAAATGATGAGGATTTTAACAAGCCTTTTATAGGTGTGGCAAATAGCTATATAGATATCATCCCTGGGCATTTTTTCTTAAATGAATATGCAAAAATCATTAAAGATGAAATCCGTAAAAATGGTTGCATTCCTTTTGAATTTAACACCATAGGTGTGGATGATGGTATAGCTATGGGGCATGATGGTATGCTTTATTCTTTGCCAAGTCGTGAAATCATTGCAAACTCTATTGAAACAGTGATGAATGCGCACCAACTTGATGCACTAATTTGTATCCCAAATTGCGATAAAATCACTCCAGGTATGCTCATGGGAGCTTTAAGAGTTAATGTGCCGACTATTTTTGTTAGTGGTGGGCCTATGAGAGCTGGAGTAAATAAACATGGAGAAAAAATCAGTCTAAGTTCTGTTTTTGAAGCAGTAGGTGCTTATGAGGCTAAAAAAATCAATGAAGATGATTTAAAAGATATAGAATGTAAAGCTTGTCCTAGCGGGGGATCATGCTCGGGCATGTTTACTGCAAATTCTATGAATACTTTATGCGAGGCTATGGGTATAGCACTAGAAGGAAATGGAACTATTTTAGCACTTAGTAAAGAAAGAGAAGAGCTTTTAAGAAAAGCTGCGCGTAGAATTTGTGAAATTGCACTAGATGAGCGTTTTAAAATTCGTAATATCATTACTAAAAAGTCCATTAACAATGCTTTAGTTGTTGATATGGCTATGGGCGGAAGCTCAAATACTATTTTACATATGCTTGCTATTGCCTATGAAGCGGGTGTAAATTTAGATATAAAAGAACTCAATCACATCAGTGCTAATGTGGCTCATATAGCCAAAATCGCTCCATCTTTAAATACTGTTTATATGGAAGATATACACAAAGCAGGTGGGGTAAGCGCAGTAATGGCTGAAATAGCTAAAAAACCAGGCCATATTTTAGAACTTGATACTCTTGATATTAGTGGAAAAACTTTAAAAGAACGCATTGAAACTGCTAGCATTAAAGATGAAAATATTATAAGAAAAATAGACAATGCCTATTCAAATGTAGGTGGGCTTGCTATACTTTTTGGGAATTTAGCCAAGCAAGGCTGTGTGATAAAAACTGCAGGTATTATGGGTGAGCGTAAATTCAAAGGAAAAGCGGTTTGTTTTAACTCTCAAGAAGAAGCTATTAAAGGCATTATAAAAGGCAAAGTTAAAGAAGGCGATGTATGTGTGATACGCTATGAAGGACCAAAAGGTGGACCTGGTATGCAAGAAATGCTTAGCCCGACTTCATTGCTCACAGGTATGGGGCTTGGGGCTAAAGTTGCACTTATAACAGATGGTCGTTTTAGCGGAGCTACAAGAGGGCTTAGCATAGGTCACATTTCTCCTGAAGCTGCAGAAGGTGGGCTTATAGCGCTTTTAGAAGATGGCGATGAGATAGAAATTGATGTGGATACTTACAGCATTAATGTAAATTTAACCCAAGATGAAATTAGCAAACGCAAAGCAAACTTTAAAATGCCTTATAAACAAGTAAATTCAAGATGGCTTAAAATGTATCAAAAACTTGTGAGCAATGCTAGTAAAGGCGGAGTTTTAGATTTAGAATAA
- a CDS encoding Na+/H+ antiporter NhaC family protein — MLLTNPVFIGVVLMTLLCFFRFNVLLSVLLSGLFVGVWSKFMNVEHLTLMEFFTQLPQAMMDSMKVLIDGMQGNLQTALSYILLGAVAAAISKTNLTAYLIKIVSHYISHKKYLLILSLALIACFSQNLIPIHVAFVPLLIPPLLKLFNKLKIDRRAIACALTFGLTTPYMVIPLGFGLIFQTLLVDNLNSNGVQISLGEVSQTMAFAAICMLVGLFLAVFVFYSKPREYQEEQISKMDFENLKMNKKEWGVLAGLLLTLILQILTHNLPLSGLLGFILMVILGGVEYNKVNLVFDDGLKIMGYIAFVMLVASGYGEVLKQSGGIAELVKVSVPFMEQSHFLAIFIMLAIGLLITIGIGSSFGTIPIIAALFCPICIELGFSPAAIIFIIGVAGALGDAGSPASETTLGVSVGLNADKQGDHIKDTCIPTFLCFNGSLLVLGSAIAFFLL; from the coding sequence ATGCTTTTAACTAATCCGGTATTTATAGGCGTTGTATTAATGACGCTTTTGTGTTTTTTTAGGTTTAATGTTTTGCTTAGTGTTTTGCTTTCTGGGCTTTTTGTGGGTGTTTGGTCTAAATTTATGAATGTAGAGCATTTAACTTTGATGGAGTTTTTTACTCAACTTCCGCAAGCTATGATGGATTCTATGAAAGTTTTAATCGATGGCATGCAAGGAAATTTACAAACAGCACTAAGTTATATTTTACTTGGAGCAGTGGCTGCTGCTATATCAAAAACTAATCTAACAGCATATTTGATTAAAATAGTTTCGCATTATATTTCACATAAAAAATACTTACTTATACTTTCTTTGGCACTTATTGCATGTTTTTCACAAAATTTAATCCCTATCCACGTGGCTTTTGTGCCTTTACTGATTCCACCTTTATTAAAACTTTTTAATAAGTTAAAAATAGACCGCAGAGCTATAGCTTGTGCATTAACTTTTGGACTTACAACTCCTTATATGGTGATACCTTTGGGATTTGGGCTTATTTTTCAAACTTTGCTTGTGGATAATTTAAATTCAAATGGGGTGCAAATTAGCTTAGGAGAAGTTTCTCAAACTATGGCTTTTGCGGCTATTTGTATGCTAGTTGGTTTGTTTTTGGCTGTGTTTGTATTTTATTCTAAGCCAAGAGAATATCAAGAAGAGCAAATTAGTAAAATGGATTTTGAAAATTTAAAAATGAACAAAAAAGAATGGGGTGTTTTAGCTGGTCTTTTGCTGACTTTGATTTTGCAAATTTTAACGCACAATTTACCTTTATCTGGACTTTTGGGTTTTATATTGATGGTAATTTTGGGCGGAGTGGAGTATAACAAGGTTAATCTAGTCTTTGATGATGGACTTAAAATCATGGGTTATATAGCCTTTGTAATGCTTGTTGCTTCAGGGTATGGAGAGGTTTTAAAGCAAAGTGGAGGTATAGCTGAGTTAGTAAAAGTAAGTGTGCCTTTTATGGAGCAAAGTCACTTTTTGGCTATTTTTATCATGCTGGCTATAGGTCTTTTAATCACCATAGGCATAGGTAGTTCTTTTGGGACTATTCCTATTATTGCTGCTTTATTTTGTCCTATATGCATAGAGCTTGGTTTTTCACCTGCTGCGATTATTTTTATCATTGGTGTTGCTGGAGCTTTAGGTGATGCAGGATCGCCTGCTAGTGAAACGACTTTAGGAGTGAGTGTAGGGCTTAATGCGGATAAGCAAGGCGATCACATCAAAGATACCTGTATACCAACCTTTTTGTGTTTTAATGGCTCTTTGCTTGTTTTAGGTAGTGCAATAGCCTTTTTTTTGCTTTGA
- a CDS encoding NFACT RNA binding domain-containing protein: MKYTDLIQIKDYFKQFQRLNYLKRLDDNILELSLDHQAFILDLTRGKSGIYQDKLQAKVYNAPFDFMLKKYFSNARILNLEVLENNRILSFEVLSEKSYKAYGAKIYFEFTGKNTNVIITDTNDIIIEALRHIDKSYRIVKIGEKLQALKAYEIKEEFVKIDDFNAYFKESAKKLQQDRLKDIKENKLLNVDKKIFTLKESIENLEQESDLLKKAQELSQKADVLFANLNSLKDYQREFILQDFNANELAFKLEDTPKNSANEFYKMAKKLKQKAKNINIEREILSEKLDFLINLKDLITKSTSLRELEVLMPKKNKKTKKEELNAGVSCFYFDEFKISVGRNEKANEYLLKIAKKDDIWLHVKDYPSAHVIITSNKLKISQLVLEFAAKLCVEFSKLSSGAYLVDYTSKNFVKVREKAFVNYTNYKTISILKE, translated from the coding sequence ATGAAATATACAGATTTAATACAAATAAAAGATTATTTTAAACAATTTCAAAGACTAAATTATCTCAAACGCCTTGATGATAATATCTTAGAGCTTAGCTTAGATCATCAAGCTTTTATACTAGACTTAACGCGTGGAAAAAGCGGAATTTACCAAGATAAACTCCAAGCAAAAGTCTATAATGCACCTTTTGATTTTATGTTAAAAAAATATTTTTCTAATGCAAGGATTTTAAATTTGGAAGTATTAGAAAATAATAGAATTTTGTCTTTTGAAGTTTTATCAGAAAAATCTTACAAAGCTTATGGGGCTAAGATTTATTTTGAATTTACAGGAAAAAACACTAATGTAATCATCACAGACACTAATGATATTATCATAGAAGCTTTGCGCCATATAGATAAAAGCTACCGTATTGTAAAAATAGGCGAAAAACTCCAAGCTTTAAAAGCTTATGAGATCAAAGAAGAATTTGTAAAGATTGATGATTTTAATGCATATTTTAAAGAAAGTGCTAAAAAGTTACAGCAAGATCGCTTAAAAGATATTAAAGAAAATAAACTTTTAAATGTAGATAAAAAAATCTTTACTCTTAAAGAAAGTATAGAAAATTTAGAACAAGAAAGCGATTTGTTAAAAAAAGCTCAAGAGTTAAGCCAAAAAGCAGATGTTTTATTTGCTAATTTAAATTCTTTAAAAGATTATCAAAGAGAATTTATTTTGCAAGATTTTAATGCAAATGAGCTTGCTTTTAAACTCGAAGATACTCCTAAAAATAGTGCGAATGAATTTTACAAAATGGCTAAAAAGCTAAAACAAAAGGCTAAAAATATTAATATAGAAAGAGAAATTTTAAGCGAAAAACTTGATTTTTTAATCAATTTAAAAGACTTAATTACTAAAAGCACTTCTTTGCGAGAATTAGAAGTTTTAATGCCTAAAAAAAATAAAAAAACTAAAAAAGAAGAGCTAAATGCAGGGGTTAGTTGTTTTTATTTTGATGAGTTTAAAATCAGCGTAGGGCGCAATGAAAAAGCTAATGAATACTTGTTAAAAATAGCTAAAAAAGATGATATCTGGCTACATGTGAAAGATTATCCTAGTGCACATGTAATCATTACTTCAAATAAATTAAAAATAAGTCAATTAGTGCTAGAATTTGCAGCAAAACTTTGTGTGGAATTTTCCAAGCTAAGCTCTGGAGCTTATTTGGTCGATTATACGAGTAAGAATTTTGTTAAAGTGAGAGAGAAGGCTTTTGTAAATTATACAAATTATAAGACTATAAGCATTTTAAAGGAGTAA
- a CDS encoding phosphatidate cytidylyltransferase has protein sequence MFSKTRILSAIVMIAVVAVVALVDNFLINFAIFGVLLFLAFNEAKAMFKSKYASVFVALCIFTIGAFLDKPFFIGLMALILILGYLVYKKSENLNELMPYIYPTLPILMLYQVLSYEGMFVLFWLIVIVVACDSGAYFIGKLIGERAFSPTSPNKTLEGVVGGIVCAGILGTIIGSFEFSLVKSIYISLIVAVFAVIGDLLESYFKRQAGIKDSGNLIPGHGGVLDRIDAVIIAAFAMATLV, from the coding sequence ATGTTTTCAAAGACAAGAATTCTTAGTGCTATTGTGATGATAGCTGTGGTAGCTGTTGTTGCTTTAGTGGATAATTTTTTGATTAATTTTGCAATTTTTGGTGTTTTATTGTTTTTGGCATTTAATGAAGCAAAAGCTATGTTTAAAAGTAAATATGCAAGTGTTTTTGTAGCTTTGTGTATTTTTACAATAGGAGCATTTTTAGATAAACCTTTCTTTATAGGCCTTATGGCTTTGATTTTGATTTTGGGATATTTAGTTTATAAAAAAAGTGAAAATTTAAATGAACTTATGCCTTATATATATCCTACTTTGCCTATTTTAATGCTTTATCAGGTGTTAAGCTATGAGGGTATGTTTGTATTGTTTTGGCTTATAGTGATTGTGGTTGCTTGTGATAGTGGGGCGTATTTTATAGGAAAACTAATTGGTGAGAGAGCTTTTTCTCCAACAAGCCCAAATAAAACTTTAGAAGGTGTTGTAGGTGGCATAGTTTGTGCAGGGATTTTAGGAACTATCATAGGCTCTTTTGAATTTAGCTTGGTAAAAAGTATTTATATATCTTTAATCGTAGCTGTTTTTGCTGTGATAGGGGATTTGCTTGAGAGTTATTTTAAAAGACAAGCAGGCATTAAAGATAGTGGTAATTTAATCCCAGGACATGGTGGAGTTTTAGATAGAATTGATGCTGTTATTATTGCAGCATTTGCAATGGCAACTTTGGTATGA